The following coding sequences lie in one Fusarium poae strain DAOMC 252244 chromosome 1, whole genome shotgun sequence genomic window:
- a CDS encoding hypothetical protein (SECRETED:SignalP(1-18)) has translation MRFQSFSLAAALFSQVIAVPCSDIGWATGRDGDGHVGRDPFEPNGDWDVVDARQCWVRFQTHKIGQNPIDSRITKTKFEATSSQVRHTINNYFGSTGNIMLWLPMRTKSLQYANILSENLGEDFEPVAGQSSIVKSRAIVSIILPSGGEKLEEVRASPPEQEESNENVVNTERTGIVGLRGEIATEDWAYTTATELQMVIFGVIYEQQKAYVQRRAANMRGFGWLTAEKANGDCVVLDFRRFDDYVLRTRPAADIPTNVNAPPSFLTLPGEIRNAIYEILLVQSEPIDLWHGFDSGIPTGLFRVNKQVHSEATMLFYSTNHFVITGSRAREVAAFFFQKIGARNASLIRHIVIDFPELKCPWGFYADVTIDNNSIGILESILNNCTGLRTLRTSLYSTDSMEMKLSGLHYETLLGDPQEDIEDALDLVDTHFRAFPSQPEIILDVYEEGPDDDLREDLESYGWVLRKHPLPDEEEDTRFSDIRDEIRRSLYAHYLDFSS, from the exons ATGCGTTTCCAATCCTTCTCTCTGGCCGCTGCCTTGTTTAGTCAGGTGATTGCTGTTCCCTGTTCTGATATTGGATGGGCAACTGGTAGAGACGGTGACGGCCATGTCGGGCGCGATCCATTCGAACCGAATGGTGATTGGGATGTTGTCGACGCCAGACAATGTTGGGTTCGCTTCCAGACTCATAAAATAGGCCAGAATCCGATCGATTCCAGAATCACAAAAACAAAATTCGAAGCAACTTCCAGCCAAGTTCGCCATACCATCAACAACTATTTTGGCAGCACTGGCAATATTATGCTCTGGTTGCCCATGCGGACAAAATCCTTGCAATAT gcCAACATTCTAAGTGAAAACTTGGGCGAAGACTTTGAGCCTGTCGCTGGCCAATCCTCAATCGTAAAATCTCGTGCCATAGTATCAATCA TCCTACCCAGCGGTGGAGAGAAGCTTGAAGAGGTGCGTGCAAGCCCTCCCGAGCAGGAGGAATCAAACGAAAACGTCGTCAACACGGAAAGAACAGGAATCGTTGGTCTCAGGGGTGAGATAGCTACCGAGGACTGGGCTTACACCACAGCGACCGAACTCCAGATGGTTATATTTGGCGTCATCTATGAACAACAGAAGGCCTACGTTCAGAGGAGGGCAGCCAACATGCGAGGGTTTGGCTGGTTAACTGCGGAAAAGGCAAACGGCGACTGCGTTGTACTCGACTTCCGAAGATTTGATGACTACGTTCTTCGCACGAGGCCAGCTGCAGATATA CCTACGAATGTCAACGCCCCCCCGAGCTTCCTCactttgcctggcgaaattCGAAACGCGATTTACGAAATCCTCTTAGTTCAATCCGAGCCCATAGATCTTTGGCACGGATTTGACTCAGGAATCCCAACGGGGCTCTTTCGCGTCAACAAGCAAGTCCACAGCGAAGCCACCATGCTATTTTACAGCACGAATCACTTCGTAATTACCGGATCCAGAGCTAGGGAAGTGGCTGCGTTCTTCTTCCAGAAAATTGGTGCCCGCAACGCAAGCCTTATTCGACATATCGTCATTGACTTCCCAGAACTTAAATGCCCCTGGGGATTTTATGCCGATGTCACTATCGACAACAATAGCATCGGTATCCTCGAAAGTATTCTCAACAACTGCACTGGCTTGAGGACGCTTAGGACTTCCTTGTATAGTACAGACAGCATGGAAATGAAGCTCTCCGGACTTCACTACGAGACCCTTCTCGGTGATCCACAGGAAGATATCGAAGATGCGCTAGATCTTGTCGATACTCATTTTAGagcttttccttctcagccaGAGATCATTCTTGACGTGTACGAGGAAGGACCTGATGACGATCTCAGGGAGGATTTGGAAAGTTATGGATGGGTGTTGAGAAAACATCCTCTtccggatgaggaagaggacaCAAGGTTCAGTGatataagagacgaaattaggaGATCACTTTATGCTCACTATCTAGACTtcagctcttag
- a CDS encoding hypothetical protein (SECRETED:SignalP(1-22)~CAZy:CE3): MHVKTVFSLIVPVLALLDRVAGLPSGQYSDYESEYYGNALASNHAGLTTRQNAKPELRIMPLGASIVSGVGSSTGNGFRKPLRDQLRYKGWLVNMVGSKQNGNMKDRDFEATSGFTIDQVRDAARNSYGYKANVVLMNVGTNDANQNKVDGAGDRLEGLLNDLWNSDGMSKTYVVVSSVLRRNDATAEKNRKEINEQYQKLVKRLKSVGKPITYIDIDIPLNELTDGIHPNDTGHKKMAIKFWYAIEWGFKAGLIAEAAPMTKSTGNTCDKQPGQAQYGGVTQKGSGDDDGIYYHNSQEMGTVWSYTSEFDRDQWFFTRLYGTKYDDIVGWWYANEKLSFATWKNNGGGKFSKVSDLDTKLFCNVRGIWWVDINNDGYDDFLCVSPNGDTLASINNRDGTATSPPTFKNIGMIKGNVGYKQDRVRWGDIDGDGRSDYMIIDDSGNVHAWRNSGTSDTPTWQPLGLRFTAKGMGDMRGVRFEDINGDGRDDWLWVDDKGATTTWTNSRSCKKGKAGDGLNVAWRQGFWKGASSGPTHAGVGANGRDRIHFARIYGEAPFGHLPKADYVYLQSTKQSDGKFKFDMKVWKNTGGGSTKLKADGNKYCNMYGHDDGRMDYVWTLSTGKMTVWPNLGKKSVSGNNDVFWGSPKELWNPGKNYDRRDLHLVDWNNDGACDIAWVDPDNNNKVSVWLNNYKKTGAFEWTYLADPAPQLNCPEKRGVGIHDLAVRFADFSNNKMSDYICIQPDGRFYGWTHNSDGSWEKIAQFKKAEGIDRANLRFGNVNGRGGEDMIWVDKYTGDATVYINNGKMDTGGSNWWFLKSGKQYAGSWAGTCQYFPDLDGDGRADLHSIMATFDNRGETFFNRCGMTDNTGDDGGWAPGQDPGFGDLPSPSGNENPGSGGGVPSLPSTCDNVCWSVLQNKKVKCADNGINWDLEPRDDNIADDYLNIRKLAAIGDSYSAGIGAGDRLGSFYDALKSGSDFACARYDHAYPYLLNQDERLGDPSKRNFQFLSCSGAVMKDVVDKQIPNMDSNQDAITLSIGGNDVGLISLLNSCIFQMGVFTAQQAAAAKVIAEVDKDYAWAKDFDWDSLSRGCEGQIEHSKALATGDAFGKSLDAVLTAAKKKLNNGAKIYVTGYARFFAESMTSDCDKVTWTTWIYKLANLGQPAEYLTRSRRTSMNLLVDAVNEQLEAAVRRAGDSVRFIHYDPFVGKYGGRYCESGVDESTSESNTRKGLMFYELNSWDPAGTTPWKRDSAEGELSGTFYGDMLILAKITRLMDPNAELHHDNDNKSKRSLATRADIVDYLVPNGYARVFHPQIPLHDMIASLVAYEIMLNHQVRKGYATWTSPSEPNYCEPEPEKPPTDTPAKPKKWSMQIHPLYPGSESVYTKDCERKDSRRSRTVWGYELNKCYDFREMPDTDCREYIGTKEQGGCFGGLSSPHSILVPDEGYNCVFYFGDDCKRPFDRTSDHTCMSTNTGDGTWVSNQIGSFRCLEETKK; this comes from the exons ATGCACGTCAAGACTGTCTTCAGTCTGATAGTGCCGGTTCTTGCCCTCTTGGACCGAGTGGCAGGTTTACCTTCCGGGCAATACTCAGACTACGAATCAGAATATTATGGCAATGCGTTAGCTTCCAACCACGCAGGCCTCACAACCCGTCAAAATGCGAAGCCAGAGTTGAGAATCATGCCTTTGGGTGCATCTATCGTCAGTGGTGTTGGTTCAAGCACCGGAAATGG CTTTCGCAAACCTCTTCGAGATCAATTGAGATACAAGGGT TGGCTTGTCAACATGGTAGGCAGCAAGCAAAATGGAAACATGAAAGACAGG GACTTCGAAGCTACCAGTGGCTTCACCATCGACCAAGTCCGTGATGCAGCACGCAACTCGTACGGATACAAAGCCAACGTTGTTTTG ATGAATGTGGGCACCAACGACGCGAACCAAAACAAG GTGGACGGAGCCGGCGATCGATTAGAAGGACTTCTCAACGATCTTTGGAACTCTGATGGCATGTCCAAGACATATGTTGTTGTTTCTTCCGTGCTTCGTAGAAATGATGCCACAGCAGAGAAAAACCGAAAAGAGATCAACGAGCAGTATCA GAAGCTTGTCAAGCGCCTCAAAAGCGTGGGGAAACCAATCACGTACATCGACATTGATATCCCGCTGAATGAGCTGACAGATGGCATCCATCCCAA TGATACTGGACACAAGAAGATGGCCATCAAGTTCTGGTATGCCATTGAATGGGGTTTCAAGGCTGGCCTCATTGCTGAAGCTGCTCCAATGACCAAGTCAACGGGTAACACGTGTGATAAGCAACCTGGCCAAGCTCAGTACGGTGGTGTTACCCAAAAGGGCTCAGGCGACGATGATGGCATCTACTACCACAACAGTCAGGAGATGGGCACTGTCTGGTCGTATACTTCCGAGTTCGATCGCGACCAGTGGTTCTTCACCAGGCTTTATGGTACCAAGTACGATGATATTGTCGGTTGGTGGTACGCCAACGAGAAGCTTTCTTTCGCCACATGGAAGAACAATGGAGGCGGGAAATTCTCCAAAGTGTCTGACCTGGACACCAAGCTCTTCTGCAATGTTCGCGGCATCTGGTGGGTTGACATCAACAATGATGGATATGATGATTTCCTTTGTGTCTCCCCCAACGGAGATACGTTGGCTTCCATCAACAACCGAGACGGAACAGCAACTAGCCCACCTACGTTCAAGAACATCGGAATGATCAAGGGCAACGTCGGCTACAAGCAGGATCGTGTCAGATGGGGCGATATCGACGGAGATGGAAGATCCGACTACATGATTATTGATGACAGTGGAAACGTCCATGCATGGAGAAACTCGGGTACCTCTGACACTCCCACCTGGCAACCTCTTGGCTTGAGATTCACTGCCAAGGGCATGGGAGACATGCGTGGTGTTCGTTTCGAAGACATCAATGGTGATGGACGCGATGACTGGTTGTGGGTGGACGACAAAGGTGCCACAACCACTTGGACCAACTCCCGAAGCTGCAAAAAGGGAAAAGCAGGCGATGGACTCAACGTCGCTTGGCGTCAAGGATTCTGGAAAGGCGCCTCCTCCGGACCAACCCatgctggtgttggtgcCAACGGTCGAGATCGAATTCACTTTGCCAGGATCTATGGCGAGGCTCCCTTTGGGCATTTACCCAAGGCGGACTACGTCTATCTCCAATCAACCAAGCAATCCGATGGAAAGTTCAAGTTCGACATGAAGGTCTGGAAGAACACTGGTGGTGGTtccaccaagctcaaggccGATGGCAACAAGTACTGCAACATGTATGGTCATGACGATGGACGTATGGACTACGTTTGGACTCTGTCTACTGGAAAGATGACTGTTTGGCCTAACTTGGGTAAGAAGTCGGTCAGCGGTAACAACGATGTGTTCTGGGGTTCGCCTAAGGAGCTTTGGAATCCTGGAAAGAACTACGATCGTAGAGATCTTCACCTGGTTGACTGGAACAACGACGGTGCATGCGACATTGCCTGGGTCGACcctgacaacaacaacaaggtCTCTGTCTGGCTCAACAACTACAAGAAGACCGGAGCTTTCGAGTGGACCTACCTCGCCGACCCAGCACCGCAGCTGAACTGTCCCGAAAAGAGAGGCGTTGGTATTCACGACCTTGCTGTCCGCTTTGCCGATTTTTCCAACAACAAGATGTCAGACTACATCTGCATCCAACCTGACGGACGATTCTACGGTTGGACTCACAACAGCGATGGCTCTTGGGAGAAGATCGCACAGttcaagaaggccgaggGTATTGATCGCGCCAACCTTCGCTTTGGAAACGTCAACGGACGCGGTGGCGAGGACATGATCTGGGTCGATAAGTACACAGGCGACGCTACTGTCTACATCAACAACGGCAAGATGGACACTGGTGGTAGCAACTGGTggtttttgaagagtggtaaGCAGTACGCTGGCTCCTGGGCCGGTACATGCCAATACTTCCCTGACCTCGATGGAGATGGCAGAGCAGACCTACactccatcatggctacaTTTGACAACCGCGGAGAGACATTCTTCAACCGTTGCGGCATGACGGACAACACAGGTGACGACGGAGGTTGGGCTCCGGGTCAAGACCCCGGTTTCGGTGACCTGCCATCCCCCAGCGGTAATGAGAACCCTGGAAGCGGAGGCGGTGTTCCATCTTTGCCGTCTACTTGTGACAATGTCTGCTGGAGTGTCCTCCAGAACAAGAAGGTTAAGTGTGCCGACAATGGCATCAACTGGGACTTGGAGCCTAGAGATGATAACATTGCAGATGACTATTTGAACATTCGAAAGCTTGCTGCTATTGGAGATTCTTACTCGGCTGGTATCGGTGCTGGAGACAGGTTGGGAAGCTTCTACGATGCGTTGAAGTCAGGAAGTG ACTTTGCCTGTGCCCGTTACGATCACGCCTACCCGTATCTTCTCAACCAAGATGAGCGACTTGGAGATCCATCCAAGCGCAACTTCCAGTTCCTTTCATGCTCTGGTGCTGTCATGAAGGATGTGGTAGACAAACAGATTCCCAACATGGACAGCAACCAAGACGCTATTACTCTTTCCATCG GTGGCAACGACGTCGGTTTGATAAGTCTGCTAAACTCTTGTATTTTCCAAATGGGTGTTTTCACTGCACagcaagctgctgctgcaaaGGTGATTGCAGAGGTAGACAAGGACTACGCATGGGCCAAGGACTTTGACTGGGACAGTCTCTCCCGAGGATGCGAGGGTCAGATTGAGCATAGTAAGGCACTGGCTACTGGTGATGCCTTTGGTAAGAGCCTTGATGCAGTGTTGACagctgccaagaagaagcttaACAATGG GGCCAAGATATATGTCACAGGGTATGCCAGGTTCTTTGCTGAGAGTATGACATCGGACTGCGACAAAGTCACCTGGACAACATGGATTTACAAGTTGGCCAACCTTGGACAACCGGCTGAGTACTTGACGAGATCTCGCCGTACGTCGATGAACTTATTGGTCGATGCGGTCAATGAACAACTT GAAGCAGCAGTTAGAAGAGCAGGAGACTCTGTCAGGTTCATCCACTACGACCCCTTTGTCGGCAAGTACGGCGGCAGGTACTGCGAGTCAGGCGTCGACGAGTCGACAAGCGAATCCAATACTAGAAAGGGACTCATGTTCTACGAACTCAACTCTTGGGATCCTGCAGGAACCACACCATGGAAACGCGACTCGGCCGAAGGCGAGCTTAGCGGGACTTTTTACGGTGACATGCTCATCCTTGCCAAGATCACGCGTCTCATGGATCCTAATGCCGAGCTTCACCACGACAACGATAACAAGAGCAAGAGGAGTCTGGCTACTCGTGCTGATATTGTTGATTACCTGGTCCCCAATGGTTACGCACGAGTTTTTCATCCTCAGATTCCACTTCACGATATGATTGCCAGCTTGGTCGCGTATGAAATCATGCTGAACCATCAGGTTCGTAAAGGATATGCTACATGGACATCTCCCAGTGAGCCAAACTATTGCGAACC TGAACCGGAGAAGCCACCAACAGACACACCTGCCAAGCCAAAGAAATGGTCCA TGCAAATCCATCCACTGTACCCAGGATCCGAAAGTGTCTACACGAAAGACTGCGAAAGAAAAGATTCCAGACGTTCCAGGACGGTCTGGGGGTACGAGTTGAACAAATGTTACGACTTTAGGGAAATGCCTGATACAGATTGCCGAGAGTACATTGGAACAAAGGAACAAGGAGGATGCTTCGGAGGTTTATCCTCCCCGCATAGTATCCTTGTTCCGGACGAGGGATACAACTGTGTCTTTTACTTTGGTGATGATTGCAAGCGTCCGTTTGATCGTACGTCGGATCATACTTGCATGTCGACGAATACGGGCGATGGTACCTGGGTGTCTAACCAGATTGGGTCTTTTAGATGT TTGGAAGAAACGAAAAAGTGA
- a CDS encoding hypothetical protein (TransMembrane:1 (n6-14c19/20o374-392i)) — MTRLRIIICGAGIAGTALAFWLSQHHDVTIIEKHPDLRSTGLQIDIRGHGIKVLKRMGLETAFRAVSVKEEGLEFVNSNGRVVAYFPANTSGEGLQSFTTDYEIMRGDLIKLLYENIKDRVRFIYGTTVESFEQLDDSVEVRLANGEKDCYDLLIGADGQWSRTRKQILGPEAKDPIQLIGVYAGYFTIPRHIKDGEKYNGTAYIAPGKRLLFTRRHRPDRVQVYLVGLNDSERVLAARQGGVEQEKAVLSELFRSAGWRSEELISELQDSDDFYCEHMGVVRLDSWSKGRVALLGDAAYGPSATTGMGTTSSLVGAYVLAGEIQDHVRRVGVSKQALPQALVSYEQKFRPFMDAVQDGIEKDKTYWHKMPSSVFVLAILNFFLGVAAFFKLDVLAKNLMKEDTGTWKLPDYKGVDLRQDKK, encoded by the coding sequence ATGACCAGACTCAGAATCATTATCTGCGGCGCAGGCATCGCAGGCACCGCCCTTGCCTTCTGGCTCTCACAACACCATGATGTTACAATCATTGAAAAGCACCCCGACTTGAGGTCAACTGGCCTACAGATCGATATTCGCGGACATGGAATCAAAGTTCTAAAGAGGATGGGCCTTGAAACTGCTTTCCGTGCGGTATCAGTCAAAGAGGAAGGCTTGGAGTTTGTGAATAGTAATGGCAGAGTCGTGGCTTACTTTCCCGCAAATACATCCGGTGAGGGACTTCAGAGCTTTACAACTGACTATGAGATTATGAGAGGTGATCTTATCAAGCTTCTGTATGAGAATATCAAGGATCGTGTACGGTTCATTTATGGGACAACTGTGGAGAGCTTTGAACAGCTAGATGATTCTGTTGAAGTTCGACTGGCAAATGGTGAGAAGGATTGCTATGACCTTCTCATCGGTGCCGACGGACAGTGGTCCCGTACTCGGAAGCAGATACTCGGACCAGAAGCTAAAGACCCCATTCAACTCATCGGGGTCTATGCTGGTTACTTCACCATCCCTCGCCATATCAAGGACGGAGAGAAGTACAACGGAACTGCCTACATCGCTCCTGGCAAACGACTTTTATTCACTCGACGACACAGACCAGACCGAGTCCAGGTATATCTTGTGGGTCTGAATGATTCTGAACGAGTCTTGGCTGCACGTCAAGGCGGCGTAGAGCAGGAAAAGGCTGTTTTATCAGAGCTGTTCCGTTCTGCTGGATGGCGCTCAGAGGAGCTAATCTCTGAGCTACAAGATTCAGACGACTTTTATTGTGAGCACATGGGTGTTGTTAGGCTCGACTCCTGGAGCAAAGGAAGAGTAGCACTACTGGGAGACGCAGCATATGGCCCTTCAGCAACTACAGGAATGGGAACAACCTCGAGTTTGGTCGGCGCCTACGTTTTAGCCGGCGAAATTCAAGATCACGTCCGTCGCGTTGGTGTCTCAAAGCAAGCACTTCCTCAAGCTTTGGTCAGTTATGAGCAGAAATTTCGCCCCTTTATGGATGCTGTTCAGGATGGTATCGAAAAGGACAAAACGTACTGGCACAAGATGCCCTCGAGCGTGTTTGTCCTTGCTAtccttaactttttcttaggTGTTGCAGCTTTCTTCAAGTTGGACGTTCTTGCAAAGAATCTTATGAAAGAGGATACGGGTACTTGGAAACTTCCTGATTACAAGGGGGTGGATCTTCGACAGGATAAGAAATGA
- a CDS encoding hypothetical protein (TransMembrane:1 (i274-299o)), which produces MSIIRILKDNPDKTRAELTGICFANQSTDEMPMPADQNRALDLALRVMTMITCSLEARSADTLEAGLQLATWSYNMTWPEFILSVFPTTEHSGLEEGAATFRQINDRVTARRLSKVARLSFIPTNELSNHLKLNQADGTVELFHHTSFLKETLIASQQDAKLVFQSTYPNTANTVLERSYMSRKLAIETLNSIQKTLFPSTTDGTILLRSLISKHNLDTDCLRYEPSTYQVPGETSSGYHYLEHRLVELYEELDNPTPRGYLEKWLERKSGARYVMMATLAGVAIAIILGALALAVSIFQTWIGWQQWKHPVTG; this is translated from the coding sequence ATGTCGATTATTCGTATACTGAAGGACAACCCCGATAAGACAAGGGCTGAGCTTACAGGTATCTGTTTTGCAAATCAAAGCACTGATGAGATGCCCATGCCCGCGGACCAGAACAGAGCCTTGGATCTCGCTTTGAGAGTCATGACAATGATAACATGTTCCCTTGAAGCGAGATCCGCAGACACACTTGAGGCAGGTCTCCAGCTTGCTACATGGTCATACAATATGACATGGCCTGAGTTCATCTTGAGCGTATTCCCAACTACTGAGCACTCTGGATTGGAAGAGGGCGCTGCCACGTTCCGTCAAATAAATGATAGAGTCACTGCGCGAAGACTCTCTAAAGTGGCTAGGCTTTCTTTCATACCCACCAATGAGTTATCGAATCATCTCAAGTTGAATCAAGCAGATGGAACAGTCGAACTCTTTCACCATACATCATTTTTGAAAGAGACTCTTATTGCAAGCCAGCAGGACGCCAAGTTAGTATTTCAATCTACTTACCCCAACACTGCTAACACCGTCTTGGAAAGGAGCTACATGTCTCGTAAACTCGCCATAGAAACTCTAAACTCTATTCAGAAGACTCTGTTCCCTTCGACGACAGATGGCACTATCTTGCTTCGCTCACTCATCTCGAAACACAACCTAGATACGGATTGTCTCAGATATGAACCCTCGACATATCAAGTCCCCGGGGAGACATCTTCAGGATATCACTACCTTGAACATAGACTTGTCGAACTATATGAGGAGCTTGATAATCCGACACCACGAGGATACCTGGAGAAGTGGCTGGAAAGGAAAAGCGGTGCCAGGTATGTCATGATGGCGACACTGGCGGGCGTAGCTATTGCCATAATATTGGGTGCACTGGCTTTGGCTGTATCTATCTTTCAGACTTGGATTGGATGGCAACAGTGGAAGCATCCTGTTACGGGGTAG